CTATCAACTTTCATTTTTGAACCCAAGGGAACGCAAAGCCCTTTTTTGGTAATGAATTTTTCGCTTTCAATCACTTTTAAATTCTTGCTACTCATAAAAATATCTTGAGTAGCCGAACCAAGAGTTATAATGTCGTATTCCATAAGCAAAATTTATTTTCTTTTCAAAACCCTCATGACCGCTTTTTGAATGTGTTTTGCGGTTAATCCGAATTTATCCATTAATTCGTCAGTTGTTCCCGACTCGCCCCAGCGATCTTGAACGCCAATCATTTCCACGGGAACCGGACATTCTCTCGCCAAAACCTCGCAAACGGCGCTCCCCATTCCACCCTGAACTTGATGGTCTTCCGCTGTGACGATCGCGCCTGTTCTTTCAGCCGCCTCAATAATCGTTTCTTCGTCAATCGGCTTGATAGTGTGATTATTGATTACACCTATGGAAAGACCTTTTTCTTCTAAATTATGAGCCGCCAAAAGCGCTTCGTGAACAGTCGGGCCGCAAGCGATAATTGTCGCGTCAGCGCCCTTGCGGAAAACATTCGCTTTTCCAATTTTAAAAGGTGTTTCTTTTGTGGTAAAAATCGGTGTCGCTTCTCGCGCGAACCTCAAATAGACCGGTCCGTTCATTTCCCCCGCCGCGATTGTCGCTTTTTTCGTCTCAATCATATCACAAGGAGCCAAAACAGTCATATTAGGCAAACAGCGAGTAATGGCGATATCTTCCAGTCCTTGATGAGTAGCGCCATCCGCTCCGACGGAAATCCCCGCATGCGCGCCAGTTAATTTAACATTCGCCTTGTTATAGGCGACGCTAATTCGTATCTGGTCCCAGTTCCGCCCCGGACAAAAAACCGAATAAGTTGAAGCAAAAGGAACCTTCCCCGCCAAAGCCAATCCAACCGCCACGCCCGCCATATTCTGCTCGGCAATCCCGCATTGAATAAACCTGTCCGGATATTTATCCCTAAACCAATCAACCCTCGTTGAGGCGGTTAAATCAGCGCCCAAAGCGACCACATTCTCGTTTTTATCCCCAAGTTCAACCAACCCCTCGCCGAACCCGTCGCGAGTCGGCTTTTGTTCTAACTTTTCTTTTTGATAAACATTTTTGTCTAAGTTCATAATATTATTGGTTAAATTGGGGGCTGCCCCCGTTGCGGGGGCAGCCCCCAAACTTACTTAATCATTTTCACTTTTAATCTTTCCGCCTAAAGTCCTTAAACAAGCAAGCGCTTTCTTTGCTTCTTCAGGGCAAGGCGTTTTGCCGTGCCATGAATATTCCCATTCTATAAAATCAACTCCCTTGCCCGGAATCGTATGGGCAATAATCAAAGTTGGTTTCTCAAAAATCGCTTTTGATTTATTGCAAGCGTCAATAATTTCCCTAATATTATGCCCGTCAACATCCAAAACATGCCACCCAAACGCCTCGTATTTTTCTTTGAGCGGCTCTATTGGCATAACATCTTCTGTATAACCGTCAATTTGAATATTATTCCTATCCATAATTTGCGTCAGATTAAAAAGACGATACTTGCCCGCAAACATAACCGCTTCCCAAACCTGACCCTCATTATGTTCGCCGTCGCTCCCTAAACACCAAACCCAATTATCTTTTTTATCAATCTTGCTAAACGAATAAGCCATTCCGCAAGCGATTGACAACCCCTGCCCCAAAGAACCGCCCGAGGTCTCAAGCCCCGGCAATTCCAATCGGTTAGGATGTCCTTGCAAACGGCTGCCTAATTTTCGCAGTGTCTTTAATTCGCTCACGGGAAAATATCCCGCGCGCGCCATCGCCGCGTACATGACTGGACAAATATGAGCGTTAGAAAGAATGAGGCGGTCTCTTTCTTCCCAGTCGGGTTTTTTGGGATTATGCTTCATTACCCCGCCTAAATAAAGAGCGGTAAAAACATCCGCCATCCCAAGCGACCCCGCCGAATGCCCCGACTTTGCTTCGGTCAGCATTTTAATAATATCCTCCCTAATCTCATTCGCCTTTTTGTCTAATTCTTGTGTGTCCATATTTTTTTATGTTAATTTTAATTCTAATTTTTCAACTCTATTTTCTAAATTAAGCAATTGTTTTTTGTCATTTTTTTGATTAAGTTTAATTTCTCTTATGTCAGCTTTAATGTCCGCAAATTCCTGACTGTGTTTTCTTATAATTTTGCCGTGCTTTGTTAAAATATCTTCTATCGCTAAAACCCTTCGTTCTATGCTATTTAATTTAGTTTTTATATCTGATATATCTTCCTTCATTTTATCAAATTTCTCGTCCATCTTATTGAATTTTTTATCAACATTATCAAATCCATTTTTAGTTATCATAGCCAAATTCTCAATCTCTTTTTTAAGATTTTTGTCAACATTTTCAAAACCTTGTTTGACTATAGAAGCCAAATTCTCAATTGTCATTTTTTTCTTTTCTTTTATAAATGGCATGATTTTAATTCCTCAATTGATTTTTTGATATCTTCGCTTTTAAAAATGGCGCTTCCGACGGCTAAAATATCCGCGCCCGCTCGAACGACTTTTTGAGCCGTTTCTAAATTAATTCCTCCATCAACCTCTATTTTAACATTTTCATCCCTCTCCCGCAAAGCCCTAATTTTCCCCAAGGTCGCTTCTATAAATTCTTGTCCGCCGCGGCCAGGACGGACGGTCATTATTAAAACACTTAAAATACTTGAAACATTAAGAAATGGGCTTAACTCGTTTGCGGAGGTTTCGGGGTTGATGGCGATACTCGCTTCCAGACCGGCGTCTTGAATTTTTTTAATCACTTCGCCTAATTTTTTTGTCGCTTCGTAGTGGATAATAATCCTTTTGACGCCTGATTTAATCCAACTATCAATTACATCCTCCGGTTTCTCAACCATTAAATGCGCTTCCAGTTTTAAGTTTGTTTTTAACTTTTTTAAATCGGATGGATGATTCCATGTTATATTATCCACAAATTTCCCGTCCATCACATCTAATTGCGCCCACTCAACAAACGGCTCAATTTGCTTGATTTTATCTTTCAATTCCTCAAAATCTTTCGCGATAATAGCGGGAATAACTTGTATCATAAATTATCTATTATCTATCTCTTTAATTTTACTCAACCTCCTCTTATGCCTCTCTTCTCCGCTGAATTCTGTTTCTAGCCAGACGCGCGTAATTTTTTTAGCCGTTTCGGTGTCTAACGCTTTTCCCGCCAAGCAAAGGACATTCGTATCGTTATGCTCGCGCGATTGCAAGGCGGTAAAATCATCCCAGCAAACCGCCGCCCGAACCCCCGCAACTTTATTGGCGGCAATCGCCATTCCCAACCCAGTGGAACAAATTAAAAGCCCCCTTCCTCCCGTTTCAGATACTTTCTTCCCCACGGCCAACGCAAAATCAGGATAATCATCCAAAGGATCCAAATCCTTATTGCCTAAATCTTCAAACTCGTATCCTAATTCTAAAAGATATTTTTTAAGCTCTTCTTTTAAATAAAAGCCCGCGTGGTCACTGCCAATGTAAAGCATAATAATAAAAATTTAATTATTTCCCTCCAATAAACGCCGCGAAATCCGCTAAACGACAGGCGTATCCCCACTCATTGTCATACCATGCCAAAACCTTAACCAAATTTTTTCCTTGAACCATTGTTGACGACGCATCTATAATCGCCGAATAGGAATCTTCTTTGTAGTCAATAGAAACCAAAGGCGCCTCTTCAACTCTCAAAATCCCTTTCCATTTTTCTTCCTCCGCCGCTTTTTTGAAAACCGCGTTCACTTCTTCAACACTCGTTTCTTTTTTAACCCGAGCCGTAAAATCAACTAAAGAAACGGTTGGAGTTGGAACGCGAATCGCCATCCCGTGTATTTTTCCTTTTAATTCCGGGATTGTTTTTGTCACGGCGATAGCCGCTCCCGTAGTCGTCGGGACTAAAGACAAAGCCGCCGCCCTCGCCCGACGCAAATCTTTATGCGGAGAATCAAGCAAGCGTTGGTCGTTGGTATAACTATGAATTGTCGTCATTAACCCCGTTTCTATTTCAAAATTGTCGTTCAAAATTTTTGCCACTGGCGCCAAACAATTGGTCGTGCAAGAACCCATGGAAACAACATCGTCTTTTCCAAAATCATATTTATCGCTATTAACGCCTAAGATAAAATGAGGAACTTCCGAACCCTTGCAAGGCGCGGAAATAATCGCTTTTTGGGCTCCCGCCGCAAGATGCTTTTGCCCGCCTTCTAAATTCGTAAAAAATCCCGTGCACTCCAAAACAACTTCCACGCCCAAGTCCTTCCAGGGAAGTTTGCTTGGGTCTCTTTCCGCCAAGACCTTGACCGCTTTGCCGCCGACAACTATGCCGCTCTCGGTAAAATCAATCTCTTTGTCGTAGATTCCATAAACAGAATCATACTTCAAAAGATGAGCCAATGTCTTCGTGTCTGTCAAATCATTAACAACAGAAATATCCAAATCAGGATATTTTTCCAAAATCCTCCGAAAAACCGCCCGCCCAATCCGCCCAAAACCATTTATCGCAATTTTTGTCATATTTTTTTTATAATTTAACCCTCAAATCCACCTGTCACCCAATCCATTTCATTTTGCCAATTTCTGCTTGGGCAGCTCCATCCAGAACTTTCTGGATGAGGCCTGCCGCTTGTTTCCATATCTACAACACCTAAAACGAAAAATGCTCCTCGGGAAGAATCACAGCCAGAACTTCCTGCGCCGTAGCGATAATATCTATATCCGCCGCAAGATGCTGTAGTTTTTGGATCTCCCGATACGCTCGCTATAATTCCAGCTGTTTCTAATGGCAAAATGAAAGGATCTCCGCTCCCTGGTCCACCGTTATATCCCACATCCCAGCCGCCACAATCATTATCTGTATTTCCTGGATAAACGCCATTGCTGTCATAATACAAATTCAAACCAAGAATTATTTGTCGCATATCTGATAATCTTGTCGCGTCCCGGCTCTTCTTCCGCGCGCTATTAATGCTGACCAAAACAATGCTCGCCAAAATCCCGATAATAGCGATAACGACGAGAAGTTCAATTAGAGTAAAACCTTTTTTGTTTTTGAGATATTTCATGCTAATTAGGGGGCTGCCCCCGCAACGGGGGCAGCCCCCGTCTTAAATTACAACCCTAATTTTTCAACAATCTTATCCCTGTCAAATCCGACGATCATTTCTCCGTTAATTTCAATCACAGGCACGCCCATTTGTCCTGATTTTTCAATCATTTCCTCCCTCGCTTTTTCATCCTCCGCCACATTAATATGTTCGTACTGAACGCCTTTTTCGTCCAAAAACGCCCCCAAAGTTACGCAATATGGGCAAGATGGAGTGCTGAAAACTCTAACTTTATTTTGACTATTTGTATTGTTTTCCATAATTTTAACACCGGGGACAGTCCCCATTCAGAATGGGGACTGTCCCCTTTTAATTACTGTCCCCTCACTCATTATTACTGATATACTTATACGCGCTTAACGCCGCTTTTGCCCCTTCGCCCGCCGCGATAATCATTTGTTTGTATAAGACCCCGCTCACATCTCCCGCGGCGAAAATATTAGGTCGCGAGGACGCGTTGCGTGAATTAATTTTTATCTCGCCCCACTCATTTAATTCTACCACATTTTTAACTAAAGAGGAATTGGGGATAGAACCGATTGCGACAAAAATCCCTTCCACCGACATTTCTTTCATTTCTTCGGAAGCGCCGTTCTGATAAACCAAGCCGCTCACAAATTTATCCCCCTTTATTTCCTGAACCGTCGCGCCCGTCATAATCTCAATTTTGTCCGACTTTTCAAGCCGCTCCTGGAGAACCTCATCCGCCCTTAAAACCGAACGCGCCAAAAGATAGACCTTAGAAGCGTAAACAGCCGCCTCCAAAGCCGTATTCGCCGCCGAATTGCCCCCGCCAATCACAGCGACTTCTTTATCTTTAAACATGGGCGCGTCGCAGGTCGCGCAGAAAACAATTCCCTTCCCGATAAATTTTTCCTCATTTGGAAGACCCAATCTTTTTGGCGTTCTGCCCGTCGCAATAATAAGCGCCCTTCCCTCATAAGAACCGTCTTCCGTTTCCACCTCAACCGTCAATCCGTTATCCACAAGCAAGACATTTTTAACCCCCAAACCTTCTTTAATTTCTATTTCGTTTTTTTTCAACTGCCCAACCATCCTCTCAACCAATTCCGCGCCAGAGACCGGTTCAACCCCCGCGTAATTCTCAACCAAAGGCGCCAAGGCCGCCTGCCCGCCCCAACTCTTGGCAATCAAAAGCGTCTTCATTTTTTTCCGAGCCGCATAAATCCCCGCCGAAATAGCAGCCGGCCCCCCACCGATAATAATTAAATCATACATAAGGTTATTTACTATTTTAATTGGTTTTCTTTTGTTAAATCAATCTTTAACTGATCAACCACCACAACTTTACTTTTTTCAAAAATATTCATCAAATTAGAATATTCTTTAAATAAATCCGGTGTATTAATGTTTTTATAATCAAATTGAATTTGTAAATACTTGTCTTTTTGAATTTGTTCAATAAAATTATCAAAGTTGAAATCAACAACAGGATACAGGGTTTTATTAAAATCTACAAATCCATACATTCTTATATTTAATTTGCCTTTTAATTTATCGAATAATTCTAAACTGAATGTTTTTGAATTTACAATAAAAACAAAATAAATTTCATTATTATACAAACCAATTTCGCAAAAATCTGTTGTAATTGTTGGTAAATCTTCTTTAATCAGATTTCCATTATTATCATAATTATTTTTCGTATATTCTAATTTAGAAACAAATTCCTTATTCTTGATCAGTATTTTGCGAAATTGGTTCAAGTCTTCAATGTTCATATATAAATTTATTCTATTATAAACTCTGTCGGCTATCCTATAGCCGACCTACATCGCGGGTTGTAAAATTTTGACTTCATAGCGCAATCTTTCGGATAGTTGTTCCGCAATGTTAAACCCCCGAGGTCTAACACCTCACCTTATCTGTGTATAAATAGATATTGACAATAACAGTTATTTTGATACAATATAGTTAATCACTACGAAAAAGACCCTGATGCGGTTTCGTCCGCATTGGGGGCTTTTTTGTTTTCAAGCATTTTTTTATCTTGCGGTTGTTTTAAATAATTTCTTTTTGTTGATACTTGTTTGCCTGTCCTTCTTTCAATGTCTTTTCTGGTTGACCCAGCCACTTCTCCACCTTCGTTGGCATCCTTTTTTAATGGAATAAATCCTTTTGAATTTCTGTCCTTGGTTATTTTAGTTGTTGTCGCTTCGCCTAACATGGTTAAAATCAACTCTAAATCTTCCATGTGGTCTCTTAAATTCTCTCTTTTTAATTTCTTAAACTTTTTATATTCCGATGGCGTCATGCCAAAAGTCGCTTTTGAAATTTCTGCTGTTAAAATCTCATATTCTTTTTGCTGTTTAACGCCCCGTTTCTGCCATTCATCAGTCAATGTATCGCGAACTTCAATCCCACGCATTCTTTTGGCAATCCATGAATCAGAATATCCCTTTGCTTTGTATAAAAATCTTGTTCTTTTGGTCGCCAATTCAGGGTCCTCAATTTCCTGAATTCTTTCATAGCCAACTCGCGCCAGCCATCGTTTGAAAGGTTCTGCTTTTGGAGAAGGGATAGATTGAACAATACGCAAAATCCCTTCGGCATTGGCGCAATTCAACTTTTGCTTGCCGCCAGCCGTATTTATGGAAAGGGGGGTGGCAATTTGCCCCCACCCTTTGTTTAATTCTAAGTCGCGCCTGCGCATATCTTTCAAATATCCATCGGACTGAACAGAATCAGTTAATACAGCCACCACATCAACAATCGCAAACCACCATTCATTATTATGAATAATTTTTCTAATCTCTTTCTTGTGGAAAATTGCTATTTGGGTTGTAGTTTTTATTTTTTTCTTAGGCATAATTTATGGCAAAAATTATCCTTTATTCGCTAAATTTATACTTTCCTGCGTATATTTTTTTAAATAATTAATTTGTTTTTTATTTAAGAACTCGCAAGCGAATTCCCAGTGGAAGGAAACCCATTGACCAATTCGCGGCTCTTTGATAAAACCGTCTTGATTCATCTCAAATAAAATTTTTTGCGGAATTAAATTCCCAAGTTTTAACTCATCTTTTTCCAAAATCAACGGCTGATATTCCACTTCCAAATACGGCTTTTTAATTTTCTTAATTTTCCCCCAACTAATCCGACATAAATCCATCGTGCTTAATGTGTGCGCGACATCTAAATTTCCCGTCCGTTTCCAAACATTAAAAACATGAAAACTATGATGCGGCTTGGCGCCCAAGGGAATCTTGCTAACCGTTTGCTTAAATAATTTAGGGTTTAATTTTTTCTTAAGTTGCTGCTCGTCAATTAAATGATGATACAACGCCGATTTATCAATATTTTCCAAAAGTTGATTGCCGATCCAATACGCTTCAATTACTCTTTCGTCAAAAGGATCTCTAATCTGATTAGCGCGCGCGATTAATTCCAAATACGGATAAAGCGTTTGAAATTTTTCTAAAATTAAATTTAATCCCCCGTCAACCTCTCCTGTCTGGCAATAATAGAGCAAGTCCCTGTTTTTATCCGGCCCGCAAAAACTTAATTTGTTGGGCATAAAAGCGTATCGCGCGCATCTTAAAATTCCTTCGCAATTAAGCGACAATCGCTGATTTTCTTTCTTTTCCAACATAAAAGTAGATTATTCCGAGCGCCGTAAAAATCAAAGAAATACCTAAAATCTGATTAACCGCCAAACTTCCGCCCAAAAACAAAACTGACAGCAGTGTTGTAATCGGACTCGCCAAAAGCAGAATTGTCGCCGCGACGGAAACTTTGACATATT
This genomic stretch from Patescibacteria group bacterium harbors:
- a CDS encoding transketolase family protein — translated: MNLDKNVYQKEKLEQKPTRDGFGEGLVELGDKNENVVALGADLTASTRVDWFRDKYPDRFIQCGIAEQNMAGVAVGLALAGKVPFASTYSVFCPGRNWDQIRISVAYNKANVKLTGAHAGISVGADGATHQGLEDIAITRCLPNMTVLAPCDMIETKKATIAAGEMNGPVYLRFAREATPIFTTKETPFKIGKANVFRKGADATIIACGPTVHEALLAAHNLEEKGLSIGVINNHTIKPIDEETIIEAAERTGAIVTAEDHQVQGGMGSAVCEVLARECPVPVEMIGVQDRWGESGTTDELMDKFGLTAKHIQKAVMRVLKRK
- a CDS encoding Bro-N domain-containing protein, giving the protein MPKKKIKTTTQIAIFHKKEIRKIIHNNEWWFAIVDVVAVLTDSVQSDGYLKDMRRRDLELNKGWGQIATPLSINTAGGKQKLNCANAEGILRIVQSIPSPKAEPFKRWLARVGYERIQEIEDPELATKRTRFLYKAKGYSDSWIAKRMRGIEVRDTLTDEWQKRGVKQQKEYEILTAEISKATFGMTPSEYKKFKKLKRENLRDHMEDLELILTMLGEATTTKITKDRNSKGFIPLKKDANEGGEVAGSTRKDIERRTGKQVSTKRNYLKQPQDKKMLENKKAPNADETASGSFS
- a CDS encoding ribulose-phosphate 3-epimerase; translated protein: MIQVIPAIIAKDFEELKDKIKQIEPFVEWAQLDVMDGKFVDNITWNHPSDLKKLKTNLKLEAHLMVEKPEDVIDSWIKSGVKRIIIHYEATKKLGEVIKKIQDAGLEASIAINPETSANELSPFLNVSSILSVLIMTVRPGRGGQEFIEATLGKIRALRERDENVKIEVDGGINLETAQKVVRAGADILAVGSAIFKSEDIKKSIEELKSCHL
- a CDS encoding FAD-dependent oxidoreductase — its product is MYDLIIIGGGPAAISAGIYAARKKMKTLLIAKSWGGQAALAPLVENYAGVEPVSGAELVERMVGQLKKNEIEIKEGLGVKNVLLVDNGLTVEVETEDGSYEGRALIIATGRTPKRLGLPNEEKFIGKGIVFCATCDAPMFKDKEVAVIGGGNSAANTALEAAVYASKVYLLARSVLRADEVLQERLEKSDKIEIMTGATVQEIKGDKFVSGLVYQNGASEEMKEMSVEGIFVAIGSIPNSSLVKNVVELNEWGEIKINSRNASSRPNIFAAGDVSGVLYKQMIIAAGEGAKAALSAYKYISNNE
- a CDS encoding type II secretion system GspH family protein; the protein is MKYLKNKKGFTLIELLVVIAIIGILASIVLVSINSARKKSRDATRLSDMRQIILGLNLYYDSNGVYPGNTDNDCGGWDVGYNGGPGSGDPFILPLETAGIIASVSGDPKTTASCGGYRYYRYGAGSSGCDSSRGAFFVLGVVDMETSGRPHPESSGWSCPSRNWQNEMDWVTGGFEG
- the rpiB gene encoding ribose 5-phosphate isomerase B, which gives rise to MMLYIGSDHAGFYLKEELKKYLLELGYEFEDLGNKDLDPLDDYPDFALAVGKKVSETGGRGLLICSTGLGMAIAANKVAGVRAAVCWDDFTALQSREHNDTNVLCLAGKALDTETAKKITRVWLETEFSGEERHKRRLSKIKEIDNR
- the gap gene encoding type I glyceraldehyde-3-phosphate dehydrogenase; protein product: MTKIAINGFGRIGRAVFRRILEKYPDLDISVVNDLTDTKTLAHLLKYDSVYGIYDKEIDFTESGIVVGGKAVKVLAERDPSKLPWKDLGVEVVLECTGFFTNLEGGQKHLAAGAQKAIISAPCKGSEVPHFILGVNSDKYDFGKDDVVSMGSCTTNCLAPVAKILNDNFEIETGLMTTIHSYTNDQRLLDSPHKDLRRARAAALSLVPTTTGAAIAVTKTIPELKGKIHGMAIRVPTPTVSLVDFTARVKKETSVEEVNAVFKKAAEEEKWKGILRVEEAPLVSIDYKEDSYSAIIDASSTMVQGKNLVKVLAWYDNEWGYACRLADFAAFIGGK
- a CDS encoding transketolase, with the translated sequence MDTQELDKKANEIREDIIKMLTEAKSGHSAGSLGMADVFTALYLGGVMKHNPKKPDWEERDRLILSNAHICPVMYAAMARAGYFPVSELKTLRKLGSRLQGHPNRLELPGLETSGGSLGQGLSIACGMAYSFSKIDKKDNWVWCLGSDGEHNEGQVWEAVMFAGKYRLFNLTQIMDRNNIQIDGYTEDVMPIEPLKEKYEAFGWHVLDVDGHNIREIIDACNKSKAIFEKPTLIIAHTIPGKGVDFIEWEYSWHGKTPCPEEAKKALACLRTLGGKIKSEND
- a CDS encoding glutathione S-transferase N-terminal domain-containing protein: MENNTNSQNKVRVFSTPSCPYCVTLGAFLDEKGVQYEHINVAEDEKAREEMIEKSGQMGVPVIEINGEMIVGFDRDKIVEKLGL